One Coregonus clupeaformis isolate EN_2021a unplaced genomic scaffold, ASM2061545v1 scaf1261, whole genome shotgun sequence genomic region harbors:
- the LOC123486547 gene encoding leucine-rich repeat extensin-like protein 5 encodes MDVEQWLEVPLQRLSVSQPSPWWVSEGQSVNPPPGGYQRVSQSTLPLVGIRGSVSQPSPWWVSEGQSVNPPPGGYQRVSQSTLPLVGIRGSVSQPSPGGYQRVSQSTLPWWVSEGQSVNPPPGGYQRVSQSTPPLVGIRGSVSQPSPWWVSEGQSVNPSPWWVSEGQSVNPPLVGIRGSVSQPSPWWVSEGQSVNPPLVGIRGSVSQPSPWWVSEGQSVNPPPGGYQRVSQSTLPLVGIRGSVSQPSPWWVSEGQSVNPSPWWVSEGQSVNPPPGGYQRVSQSTLPLVGIRGSVSQPSPWWVSEGQSVNPPPGGYQRVSQSTLPLVGIRGSVSQPSPWWVSEGQSVNPSPWWVSEGQSVNPPPGGYQRVSQSTLPLVGIRGSVSQPSPWWVSEGQSVNPSPWWVSEGQSVNPPLVGIRGSVSQPSPWWVSEGQSVNPPPGGYQRVSQSTLPWWVSEGQSVNPPPGGYQRVSQSTLPWWVSEGQSVNPPLVGIRGSVSQPSPWWVSEGQSVNPPPGGYQRVSQSTLPLVGIRGSVSHPSPGGYQRVSQSTLPLVGIRGSVSQPLPLVGIRGSVSQPLPLVGIRGSVSQPSPWWVSEGQSVNPPPGGYQRVSQSTLPLVGIRGSVSQPSPWWVSEGQSVNPPLVGIRGSVSQPSPGGYQRVSQSTLPLVGIRGSVSHPSRPVRASR; translated from the exons atGGATGTAGAGCAGTGGTTAGAGGTTCCACTGCAGCGGCTGTCAGTCAGTCAACCCTCCCCCTGGTGGGTATCAGAGGGTCAGTCAGTCAACCCTCCCCCTGGTGGGTATCAGAGGGTCAGTCAGTCAACCCTCCCCCTGGTGGGTATCAGAGGGTCAGTCAGTCAACCCTCCCCCTGGTGGGTATCAGAGGGTCAGTCAGTCAACCCTCCCCCTGGTGGGTATCAGAGGGTCAGTCAGTCAACCCTCCCCCTGGTGGGTATCAGAGGGTCAGTCAGTCAACCCTCCCCTGGTGGGTATCAGAGGGTCAGTCAGTCAACCCTCCCCTGGTGGGTATCAGAGGGTCAGTCAGTCAACCCTCCCCCTGGTGGGTATCAGAGGGTCAGTCAGTCAACCCCCCCCCTGGTGGGTATCAGAGGGTCAGTCAGTCAACCCTCCCCCTGGTGGGTATCAGAGGGTCAGTCAGTCAACCCCTCCCCCTGGTGGGTATCAGAGGGTCAGTCAGTCAACCCTCCCCTGGTGGGTATCAGAGGGTCAGTCAGTCAACCCTCCCCCTGGTGGGTATCAGAGGGTCAGTCAGTCAACCCTCCCCTGGTGGGTATCAGAGGGTCAGTCAGTCAACCCTCCCCTTGGTGGGTATCAGAGGGTCAGTCAGTCAACCCTCCCCCTGGTGGGTATCAGAGGGTCAGTCAGTCAACCCTCCCCCTGGTGGGTATCAGAGGGTCAGTCAGTCAACCCTCCCCCTGGTGGGTATCAGAGGGTCAGTCAGTCAACCCCTCCCCCTGGTGGGTATCAGAGGGTCAGTCAGTCAACCCTCCCCCTGGTGGGTATCAGAGGGTCAGTCAGTCAACCCTCCCCCTGGTGGGTATCAGAGGGTCAGTCAGTCAACCCTCCCCCTGGTGGGTATCAGAGGGTCAGTCAGTCAACCCTCCCCCTGGTGGGTATCAGAGGGTCAGTCAGTCAACCCTCCCCCTGGTGGGTATCAGAGGGTCAGTCAGTCAACCCTCCCCCTGGTGGGTATCAGAGGGTCAGTCAGTCAACCCCTCCCCCTGGTGGGTATCAGAGGGTCAGTCAGTCAACCCTCCCCCTGGTGGGTATCAGAGGGTCAGTCAGTCAACCCTCCCCCTGGTGGGTATCAGAGGGTCAGTCAGTCAACCCTCCCCCTGGTGGGTATCAGAGGGTCAGTCAGTCAACCCCTCCCCCTGGTGGGTATCAGAGGGTCAGTCAGTCAACCCTCCCCTGGTGGGTATCAGAGGGTCAGTCAGTCAACCCTCCCCCTGGTGGGTATCAGAGGGTCAGTCAGTCAACCCTCCCCCTGGTGGGTATCAGAGGGTCAGTCAGTCAACCCTCCCCTGGTGGGTATCAGAGGGTCAGTCAGTCAACCCTCCCCCTGGTGGGTATCAGAGGGTCAGTCAGTCAACCCTCCCCTGGTGGGTATCAGAGGGTCAGTCAGTCAACCCTCCCCTGGTGGGTATCAGAGGGTCAGTCAGTCAACCCTCCCCCTGGTGGGTATCAGAGGGTCAGTCAGTCAACCCTCCCCCTGGTGGGTATCAGAGGGTCAGTCAGTCAACCCTCCCCCTGGTGGGTATCAGAGGGTCAGTCAGTCACCCCTCCCCTGGTGGGTATCAGAGGGTCAGTCAGTCAACCCTCCCCCTGGTGGGTATCAGAGGGTCAGTCAGTCAACCCCTCCCCCTGGTGGGTATCAGAGGGTCAGTCAGTCAACCCCTCCCCCTGGTGGGTATCAGAGGGTCAGTCAGTCAACCCTCCCCCTGGTGGGTATCAGAGGGTCAGTCAGTCAACCCTCCCCCTGGTGGGTATCAGAGGGTCAGTCAGTCAACCCTCCCCCTGGTGGGTATCAGAGGGTCAGTCAGTCAACCCTCCCCCTGGTGGGTATCAGAGGGTCAGTCAGTCAACCCTCCCCTGGTGGGTATCAGAGGGTCAGTCAGTCAACCCTCCCC TGGTGGGTATCAGAGGGTCAGTCAGTCAACCCTCCCCCTGGTGGGTATCAGAGGGTCAGTCAGTCATCCCAGTCGACCAGTCAGGGCCTCCAGATAG
- the LOC123486548 gene encoding nuclear receptor-binding factor 2-like isoform X3 has protein sequence MTLTECEQAGLSMALQRDSHVKQQRLIEEKWRRTRQEGKPRVLQSHPSTDQPPGLLTSEPPRHPEREYDTWLYLLKNKGAPPPPKPCPGSKTHKDDKTRLEEQQTTIANLRRLLDHLAGENEKLTQDNQRLRGENIRLKRDAADTDLLEKSELWVLPQSEERKNKEIPIPTLPPLEMPEDISLDDLPALELPEDSQHQLQALLDRDNKL, from the exons ATGACGCTGACCGAGTGTGAACAG gcTGGTCTGTCCATGGCACTCCAGAGGGACAGCCACGTGAAGCAGCAGCGGCTGATTGAGGAGAAATGGAGGAGGACCAGACAGGAGGGCAAGCCCAGGGTCCTCCAGAGCCACCCCTCTACTGACCAGCCCCCTGGCCTCTTGACCAGCGAGCCCCCCCGCCACCCAGAGAGGGAGTACGACACCTGGCTGTACCTCCTGAAGAACAAGggtgccccccctccccccaagcCCTGCCCCGGCAGCAAAACCCACAAGGATGATAAGACCCGTCTGGAGGAGCAGCAGACCACCATCGCCAACCTGCGGCGCCTCCTGGACCATCTGGCGGGAGAGAACGAGAAGCTGACCCAGGACAACCAGCGCCTGCGTGGGGAGAACATCCGGCTGAAGAGGGACGCGGCGGACACAGACTTACTGGAGAAGTCAGAGCTGTGGGTTCTGCCTCagtcagaggagaggaagaacaaGGAGATCCCCATCCCTACCCTGCCCCCTCTGGAGATGCCCGAGGACATCTCTCTGGATGACCTGCCTGCCCTGGAGCTCCCCGAGGACAGCCAGCACCAACTGCAGGCGCTGCTGGACAGAGACAACAAGCTGTGA